The following coding sequences are from one Bos taurus isolate L1 Dominette 01449 registration number 42190680 breed Hereford chromosome 26, ARS-UCD2.0, whole genome shotgun sequence window:
- the LOC101903854 gene encoding translation initiation factor IF-2 isoform X11 produces the protein MPGRQRAGPAGPSPSRGPPNLTASVWLSAPTPSLRRAPSGPAPSPAPRPSGPGPSGPSRNSGPTGASGAVARQRPNSWPRRPPPCWTLPGRAPRPRRRCRPAPSTVSTPGWTRCRPAAASATWPGTLATAKRLGPDRAPSSSEPVPLPICDREMPAGLRTRTESASSGGLTAQRWSPLQEAGRSSGDAAGEPWQHLDPGLPQRLLEEKERVLAVLRETVKVLQMKVARLEHPVKLKDQRVRALTRQGDQPQGGGTRGQKGPLPCPPDSDLEPTWKSPRLGVSGCGNALSIRRGATEEDPSQRVHKQKPGPS, from the exons ATGCCTGGACGGCAGCGCGCCGGGCCCGCCGGCCCTTCACCGTCTCGGGGACCCCCCAACCTCACCGCGTCGGTATGGCTTTCCGCCCCGACCCCGAGCCTCCGGCGGGCACCCAGCGGGCCCGCGCCCTCACCTGCGCCCCGCCCTTCCGGTCCCGGCCCTTCCGGCCCCTCCCGGAATTCCGGTCCCACAGGCGCTTCCGGCGCCGTCGCCCGGCAACGGCCTAACAGCTGGCCGCGCCGGCCGCCGCCATGCTGGACGCTGCCAGGCCGCGCCCCCCGGccccgccgccgctgccgcccgGCGCCCTCCACCGTCTCTACGCCTGGCTGGACGCGCTGCCGCCCAGCCGCCGCAAGCGCCACCTGGCCCGGGACTTTAGCGACGGCG AAGCGCTTGGGTCCAGACCGTGCCCCCTCCTCCAGCGAGCCCGTCCCCCTGCCCATCTGTGACAGGGAGATGCCGGCAGGCCTGCGGACAAGGACGGAGTCAGCCTCTTCCGGGGGTCTCACGGCACAACGCTGGAGCCCCTTGCAGGAAGCAGGACGCTCCAGTGGTGACGCTG CCGGGGAGCCCTGGCAGCACCTGGACCCTGGGCTGCCGCAGCGGctgctggaggagaaggagcGGGTGCTGGCAGTCCTGCGGGAGACCGTCAAG GTTCTGCAGATGAAGGTGGCCAGGCTGGAGCACCCGGTGAAACTAAAGGACCAGCGGGTCAGAGCGCTCACGCGACAGGGGGACCAGCCCCAGGGAGGGGGCACCCGGGGCCAGAAGGGCCCCCTCCCCTGTCCACCAGACTCCGACCTCGAGCCCACTTGGAAATCCCCTAGACTGGGTGTTTCTGGGTGTGGCAACGCACTGTCCATCAGACGTGGAGCAACCGAGGAGGACCCGAGCCAGCGTGTCCACAAGCAGAAGCCTGGCCCCTCCTGA
- the LOC101903854 gene encoding uncharacterized protein isoform X6 produces MLDAARPRPPAPPPLPPGALHRLYAWLDALPPSRRKRHLARDFSDGGKSSTSWVSVSQEEIRKVIVNTPGAIEPILCAVRDKVEASRTRPAWLDTSAWVQTVPPPPASPSPCPSVTGRCRQACGQGRSQPLPGVSRHNAGAPCRKQDAPVVTLPGSPGSTWTLGCRSGCWRRRSGCWQSCGRPSRHQRPRVRGCRLTGLATQTYWTASSRALGPSQGAEGSSLRRKPGSGALALFWASLFPLSLRVSSTPGFRRCLGVTAVQQPLRALSAMPACSGWASRLYVWTWDSGGWGVQATQPRCRRSCRNGDDKALPAGSASLDAAFLRKQEGGVILWFASAGWQGGSPVSARPLAALIPCPVWAVC; encoded by the exons ATGCTGGACGCTGCCAGGCCGCGCCCCCCGGccccgccgccgctgccgcccgGCGCCCTCCACCGTCTCTACGCCTGGCTGGACGCGCTGCCGCCCAGCCGCCGCAAGCGCCACCTGGCCCGGGACTTTAGCGACGGCG GAAAGTCTTCCACAAGCTGGGTCTCAGTGTCTCAGGAAGAGATCCGAAAGGTGATCGTCAACACCCCTGGGGCCATCGAGCCCATCCTGTGTGCAGTGAGGGACAAGGTGGAGGCCTCGAGGACCCGCCCGGCATGGCTGGACAC AAGCGCTTGGGTCCAGACCGTGCCCCCTCCTCCAGCGAGCCCGTCCCCCTGCCCATCTGTGACAGGGAGATGCCGGCAGGCCTGCGGACAAGGACGGAGTCAGCCTCTTCCGGGGGTCTCACGGCACAACGCTGGAGCCCCTTGCAGGAAGCAGGACGCTCCAGTGGTGACGCTG CCGGGGAGCCCTGGCAGCACCTGGACCCTGGGCTGCCGCAGCGGctgctggaggagaaggagcGGGTGCTGGCAGTCCTGCGGGAGACCGTCAAG ACACCAGAGACCACGAGTCAGGGGCTGCAGACTCACAGGCCTTGCCACCCAGACATACTGGACAGCAAGCTCGAGGGCCCTGGGGCCCAGTCAGGGAGCAGAAGGTAGCTCCCTGAGACGCAAGCCTGGTTCTGGGGCGCTCGCCTTGTTCTGGGCGAGCCTGTTCCCCCTCTCGCTCAGGGTCTCCAGCACTCCCGGGTTCAGGAGGTGCCTGGGTGTCACTGCCGTTCAGCAACCCCTGCGTGCTCTTTCAGCAATGCCTGCGTGCTCTGGCTGGGCGTCCAGGCTGTATGTTTGGACCTGGgacagtggggggtggggcgtgCAGGCCACTCAGCCTCGGTGTCGGAGGAGCTGTAGAAATGGTGATGACAAAGCGCTTCCTGCTGGCTCTGCGAGTCTTGATGCAGCTTTTTTGAGGAAGCAGGAAGGTGGCGTCATCCTGTGGTTTGCATCTGCTGGATGGCAGGGAGGAAGCCCTGTCTCAGCAAGGCCCCTTGCCGCCCTCATTCCCTGCCCGGTCTGGGCCGTATGCTGA
- the LOC101903854 gene encoding sperm flagellar protein 1 isoform X10, giving the protein MLDAARPRPPAPPPLPPGALHRLYAWLDALPPSRRKRHLARDFSDGVMLAEVVKLFGPRLVDLHKYVPTCNTGQKRSNWSVLNRKVFHKLGLSVSGRDPKGDRQHPWGHRAHPVCSEGQGGGLEDPPGMAGHKRLGPDRAPSSSEPVPLPICDREMPAGLRTRTESASSGGLTAQRWSPLQEAGRSSGDAAGEPWQHLDPGLPQRLLEEKERVLAVLRETVKVLQMKVARLEHPVKLKDQRVRALTRQGDQPQGGGTRGQKGPLPCPPDSDLEPTWKSPRLGVSGCGNALSIRRGATEEDPSQRVHKQKPGPS; this is encoded by the exons ATGCTGGACGCTGCCAGGCCGCGCCCCCCGGccccgccgccgctgccgcccgGCGCCCTCCACCGTCTCTACGCCTGGCTGGACGCGCTGCCGCCCAGCCGCCGCAAGCGCCACCTGGCCCGGGACTTTAGCGACGGCG TGATGCTGGCTGAGGTCGTGAAGCTCTTTGGCCCCCGGCTCGTGGACCTGCACAAGTACGTCCCCACCTGCAACACCGGCCAGAAGCGCAGCAACTGGAGCGTTCTCAACAG GAAAGTCTTCCACAAGCTGGGTCTCAGTGTCTCAGGAAGAGATCCGAAAGGTGATCGTCAACACCCCTGGGGCCATCGAGCCCATCCTGTGTGCAGTGAGGGACAAGGTGGAGGCCTCGAGGACCCGCCCGGCATGGCTGGACAC AAGCGCTTGGGTCCAGACCGTGCCCCCTCCTCCAGCGAGCCCGTCCCCCTGCCCATCTGTGACAGGGAGATGCCGGCAGGCCTGCGGACAAGGACGGAGTCAGCCTCTTCCGGGGGTCTCACGGCACAACGCTGGAGCCCCTTGCAGGAAGCAGGACGCTCCAGTGGTGACGCTG CCGGGGAGCCCTGGCAGCACCTGGACCCTGGGCTGCCGCAGCGGctgctggaggagaaggagcGGGTGCTGGCAGTCCTGCGGGAGACCGTCAAG GTTCTGCAGATGAAGGTGGCCAGGCTGGAGCACCCGGTGAAACTAAAGGACCAGCGGGTCAGAGCGCTCACGCGACAGGGGGACCAGCCCCAGGGAGGGGGCACCCGGGGCCAGAAGGGCCCCCTCCCCTGTCCACCAGACTCCGACCTCGAGCCCACTTGGAAATCCCCTAGACTGGGTGTTTCTGGGTGTGGCAACGCACTGTCCATCAGACGTGGAGCAACCGAGGAGGACCCGAGCCAGCGTGTCCACAAGCAGAAGCCTGGCCCCTCCTGA
- the LOC101903854 gene encoding uncharacterized protein isoform X1, with translation MLDAARPRPPAPPPLPPGALHRLYAWLDALPPSRRKRHLARDFSDGVMLAEVVKLFGPRLVDLHKYVPTCNTGQKRSNWSVLNRKVFHKLGLSVSGRDPKGDRQHPWGHRAHPVCSEGQGGGLEDPPGMAGHVGTITWPWPLLCWDTGSLPADESKTRNRGALAAPGPWAAAAAAGGEGAGAGSPAGDRQGAGLGALQVAWPSMRRGRGSQAGPLTGGARECIPEIPRSRGESTVGHHPSETDQPALPVIRHQRPRVRGCRLTGLATQTYWTASSRALGPSQGAEGSSLRRKPGSGALALFWASLFPLSLRVSSTPGFRRCLGVTAVQQPLRALSAMPACSGWASRLYVWTWDSGGWGVQATQPRCRRSCRNGDDKALPAGSASLDAAFLRKQEGGVILWFASAGWQGGSPVSARPLAALIPCPVWAVC, from the exons ATGCTGGACGCTGCCAGGCCGCGCCCCCCGGccccgccgccgctgccgcccgGCGCCCTCCACCGTCTCTACGCCTGGCTGGACGCGCTGCCGCCCAGCCGCCGCAAGCGCCACCTGGCCCGGGACTTTAGCGACGGCG TGATGCTGGCTGAGGTCGTGAAGCTCTTTGGCCCCCGGCTCGTGGACCTGCACAAGTACGTCCCCACCTGCAACACCGGCCAGAAGCGCAGCAACTGGAGCGTTCTCAACAG GAAAGTCTTCCACAAGCTGGGTCTCAGTGTCTCAGGAAGAGATCCGAAAGGTGATCGTCAACACCCCTGGGGCCATCGAGCCCATCCTGTGTGCAGTGAGGGACAAGGTGGAGGCCTCGAGGACCCGCCCGGCATGGCTGGACACGTGGGTACCATCACGTGGCCATGGCCTCTGCTGTGTTGGGACACGGGCTCGTTGCCTGCCGATGAGAGTAAAACCAGGAA CCGGGGAGCCCTGGCAGCACCTGGACCCTGGGCTGCCGCAGCGGctgctggaggagaaggagcGGGTGCTGGCAGTCCTGCGGGAGACCGTCAAGGTGCAGGCCTGGGCGCCCTCCAAGTAGCTTGGCCCAGCATGCGGCGAGGCAGGGGCAGCCAGGCGGGGCCCCTGACCGGGGGAGCCCGTGAGTGTATCCCAGAGATACCCAGAAGCAGAGGGGAAAGTACAGTGGGCCACCACCCCTCGGAGACTGACCAACCAGCCTTGCCTGTCATCAGACACCAGAGACCACGAGTCAGGGGCTGCAGACTCACAGGCCTTGCCACCCAGACATACTGGACAGCAAGCTCGAGGGCCCTGGGGCCCAGTCAGGGAGCAGAAGGTAGCTCCCTGAGACGCAAGCCTGGTTCTGGGGCGCTCGCCTTGTTCTGGGCGAGCCTGTTCCCCCTCTCGCTCAGGGTCTCCAGCACTCCCGGGTTCAGGAGGTGCCTGGGTGTCACTGCCGTTCAGCAACCCCTGCGTGCTCTTTCAGCAATGCCTGCGTGCTCTGGCTGGGCGTCCAGGCTGTATGTTTGGACCTGGgacagtggggggtggggcgtgCAGGCCACTCAGCCTCGGTGTCGGAGGAGCTGTAGAAATGGTGATGACAAAGCGCTTCCTGCTGGCTCTGCGAGTCTTGATGCAGCTTTTTTGAGGAAGCAGGAAGGTGGCGTCATCCTGTGGTTTGCATCTGCTGGATGGCAGGGAGGAAGCCCTGTCTCAGCAAGGCCCCTTGCCGCCCTCATTCCCTGCCCGGTCTGGGCCGTATGCTGA
- the LOC101903854 gene encoding 5E5 antigen isoform X4: protein MLDAARPRPPAPPPLPPGALHRLYAWLDALPPSRRKRHLARDFSDGVMLAEVVKLFGPRLVDLHKYVPTCNTGQKRSNWSVLNRKVFHKLGLSVSGRDPKGDRQHPWGHRAHPVCSEGQGGGLEDPPGMAGHVGTITWPWPLLCWDTGSLPADESKTRNRGALAAPGPWAAAAAAGGEGAGAGSPAGDRQGAGLGALQVAWPSMRRGRGSQAGPLTGGARECIPEIPRSRGESTVGHHPSETDQPALPVIRHQRPRVRGCRLTGLATQTYWTASSRALGPSQGAEGSADEGGQAGAPGETKGPADWVFLGVATHCPSDVEQPRRTRASVSTSRSLAPPDCTSRVPSRCGLRFPCCPPPPRLLPTKKTSLDMKMGLVPWSP, encoded by the exons ATGCTGGACGCTGCCAGGCCGCGCCCCCCGGccccgccgccgctgccgcccgGCGCCCTCCACCGTCTCTACGCCTGGCTGGACGCGCTGCCGCCCAGCCGCCGCAAGCGCCACCTGGCCCGGGACTTTAGCGACGGCG TGATGCTGGCTGAGGTCGTGAAGCTCTTTGGCCCCCGGCTCGTGGACCTGCACAAGTACGTCCCCACCTGCAACACCGGCCAGAAGCGCAGCAACTGGAGCGTTCTCAACAG GAAAGTCTTCCACAAGCTGGGTCTCAGTGTCTCAGGAAGAGATCCGAAAGGTGATCGTCAACACCCCTGGGGCCATCGAGCCCATCCTGTGTGCAGTGAGGGACAAGGTGGAGGCCTCGAGGACCCGCCCGGCATGGCTGGACACGTGGGTACCATCACGTGGCCATGGCCTCTGCTGTGTTGGGACACGGGCTCGTTGCCTGCCGATGAGAGTAAAACCAGGAA CCGGGGAGCCCTGGCAGCACCTGGACCCTGGGCTGCCGCAGCGGctgctggaggagaaggagcGGGTGCTGGCAGTCCTGCGGGAGACCGTCAAGGTGCAGGCCTGGGCGCCCTCCAAGTAGCTTGGCCCAGCATGCGGCGAGGCAGGGGCAGCCAGGCGGGGCCCCTGACCGGGGGAGCCCGTGAGTGTATCCCAGAGATACCCAGAAGCAGAGGGGAAAGTACAGTGGGCCACCACCCCTCGGAGACTGACCAACCAGCCTTGCCTGTCATCAGACACCAGAGACCACGAGTCAGGGGCTGCAGACTCACAGGCCTTGCCACCCAGACATACTGGACAGCAAGCTCGAGGGCCCTGGGGCCCAGTCAGGGAGCAGAAG GTTCTGCAGATGAAGGTGGCCAGGCTGGAGCACCCGGTGAAACTAAAGGACCAGCGG ACTGGGTGTTTCTGGGTGTGGCAACGCACTGTCCATCAGACGTGGAGCAACCGAGGAGGACCCGAGCCAGCGTGTCCACAAGCAGAAGCCTGGCCCCTCCTGACTGCACATCCCGGGTGCCCAGCCGATGTGGCCTGAGGTTCccctgctgccccccacccccccgcctcCTCCCCACCAAGAAGACCAGTTTGGACATGAAGATGGGTCTGGTTCCCTGGAGCCCCTGA
- the LOC101903854 gene encoding uncharacterized protein isoform X8, with product MLDAARPRPPAPPPLPPGALHRLYAWLDALPPSRRKRHLARDFSDGVMLAEVVKLFGPRLVDLHKYVPTCNTGQKRSNWSVLNRKVFHKLGLSVSGRDPKGDRQHPWGHRAHPVCSEGQGGGLEDPPGMAGHVGTITWPWPLLCWDTGSLPADESKTRNRGALAAPGPWAAAAAAGGEGAGAGSPAGDRQDTRDHESGAADSQALPPRHTGQQARGPWGPVREQKVLQMKVARLEHPVKLKDQRVRALTRQGDQPQGGGTRGQKGPLPCPPDSDLEPTWKSPRLGVSGCGNALSIRRGATEEDPSQRVHKQKPGPS from the exons ATGCTGGACGCTGCCAGGCCGCGCCCCCCGGccccgccgccgctgccgcccgGCGCCCTCCACCGTCTCTACGCCTGGCTGGACGCGCTGCCGCCCAGCCGCCGCAAGCGCCACCTGGCCCGGGACTTTAGCGACGGCG TGATGCTGGCTGAGGTCGTGAAGCTCTTTGGCCCCCGGCTCGTGGACCTGCACAAGTACGTCCCCACCTGCAACACCGGCCAGAAGCGCAGCAACTGGAGCGTTCTCAACAG GAAAGTCTTCCACAAGCTGGGTCTCAGTGTCTCAGGAAGAGATCCGAAAGGTGATCGTCAACACCCCTGGGGCCATCGAGCCCATCCTGTGTGCAGTGAGGGACAAGGTGGAGGCCTCGAGGACCCGCCCGGCATGGCTGGACACGTGGGTACCATCACGTGGCCATGGCCTCTGCTGTGTTGGGACACGGGCTCGTTGCCTGCCGATGAGAGTAAAACCAGGAA CCGGGGAGCCCTGGCAGCACCTGGACCCTGGGCTGCCGCAGCGGctgctggaggagaaggagcGGGTGCTGGCAGTCCTGCGGGAGACCGTCAAG ACACCAGAGACCACGAGTCAGGGGCTGCAGACTCACAGGCCTTGCCACCCAGACATACTGGACAGCAAGCTCGAGGGCCCTGGGGCCCAGTCAGGGAGCAGAAG GTTCTGCAGATGAAGGTGGCCAGGCTGGAGCACCCGGTGAAACTAAAGGACCAGCGGGTCAGAGCGCTCACGCGACAGGGGGACCAGCCCCAGGGAGGGGGCACCCGGGGCCAGAAGGGCCCCCTCCCCTGTCCACCAGACTCCGACCTCGAGCCCACTTGGAAATCCCCTAGACTGGGTGTTTCTGGGTGTGGCAACGCACTGTCCATCAGACGTGGAGCAACCGAGGAGGACCCGAGCCAGCGTGTCCACAAGCAGAAGCCTGGCCCCTCCTGA
- the LOC101903854 gene encoding uncharacterized protein isoform X9, which yields MLDAARPRPPAPPPLPPGALHRLYAWLDALPPSRRKRHLARDFSDGVMLAEVVKLFGPRLVDLHKYVPTCNTGQKRSNWSVLNRKVFHKLGLSVSGRDPKGDRQHPWGHRAHPVCSEGQGGGLEDPPGMAGHVGTITWPWPLLCWDTGSLPADESKTRNRGALAAPGPWAAAAAAGGEGAGAGSPAGDRQGAGLGALQVAWPSMRRGRGSQAGPLTGGARSADEGGQAGAPGETKGPADWVFLGVATHCPSDVEQPRRTRASVSTSRSLAPPDCTSRVPSRCGLRFPCCPPPPRLLPTKKTSLDMKMGLVPWSP from the exons ATGCTGGACGCTGCCAGGCCGCGCCCCCCGGccccgccgccgctgccgcccgGCGCCCTCCACCGTCTCTACGCCTGGCTGGACGCGCTGCCGCCCAGCCGCCGCAAGCGCCACCTGGCCCGGGACTTTAGCGACGGCG TGATGCTGGCTGAGGTCGTGAAGCTCTTTGGCCCCCGGCTCGTGGACCTGCACAAGTACGTCCCCACCTGCAACACCGGCCAGAAGCGCAGCAACTGGAGCGTTCTCAACAG GAAAGTCTTCCACAAGCTGGGTCTCAGTGTCTCAGGAAGAGATCCGAAAGGTGATCGTCAACACCCCTGGGGCCATCGAGCCCATCCTGTGTGCAGTGAGGGACAAGGTGGAGGCCTCGAGGACCCGCCCGGCATGGCTGGACACGTGGGTACCATCACGTGGCCATGGCCTCTGCTGTGTTGGGACACGGGCTCGTTGCCTGCCGATGAGAGTAAAACCAGGAA CCGGGGAGCCCTGGCAGCACCTGGACCCTGGGCTGCCGCAGCGGctgctggaggagaaggagcGGGTGCTGGCAGTCCTGCGGGAGACCGTCAAGGTGCAGGCCTGGGCGCCCTCCAAGTAGCTTGGCCCAGCATGCGGCGAGGCAGGGGCAGCCAGGCGGGGCCCCTGACCGGGGGAGCCC GTTCTGCAGATGAAGGTGGCCAGGCTGGAGCACCCGGTGAAACTAAAGGACCAGCGG ACTGGGTGTTTCTGGGTGTGGCAACGCACTGTCCATCAGACGTGGAGCAACCGAGGAGGACCCGAGCCAGCGTGTCCACAAGCAGAAGCCTGGCCCCTCCTGACTGCACATCCCGGGTGCCCAGCCGATGTGGCCTGAGGTTCccctgctgccccccacccccccgcctcCTCCCCACCAAGAAGACCAGTTTGGACATGAAGATGGGTCTGGTTCCCTGGAGCCCCTGA
- the LOC101903854 gene encoding sperm flagellar protein 1 isoform X7 has protein sequence MLDAARPRPPAPPPLPPGALHRLYAWLDALPPSRRKRHLARDFSDGVMLAEVVKLFGPRLVDLHKYVPTCNTGQKRSNWSVLNRKVFHKLGLSVSGRDPKGDRQHPWGHRAHPVCSEGQGGGLEDPPGMAGHVGTITWPWPLLCWDTGSLPADESKTRKEMPAGLRTRTESASSGGLTAQRWSPLQEAGRSSGDAAGEPWQHLDPGLPQRLLEEKERVLAVLRETVKVLQMKVARLEHPVKLKDQRVRALTRQGDQPQGGGTRGQKGPLPCPPDSDLEPTWKSPRLGVSGCGNALSIRRGATEEDPSQRVHKQKPGPS, from the exons ATGCTGGACGCTGCCAGGCCGCGCCCCCCGGccccgccgccgctgccgcccgGCGCCCTCCACCGTCTCTACGCCTGGCTGGACGCGCTGCCGCCCAGCCGCCGCAAGCGCCACCTGGCCCGGGACTTTAGCGACGGCG TGATGCTGGCTGAGGTCGTGAAGCTCTTTGGCCCCCGGCTCGTGGACCTGCACAAGTACGTCCCCACCTGCAACACCGGCCAGAAGCGCAGCAACTGGAGCGTTCTCAACAG GAAAGTCTTCCACAAGCTGGGTCTCAGTGTCTCAGGAAGAGATCCGAAAGGTGATCGTCAACACCCCTGGGGCCATCGAGCCCATCCTGTGTGCAGTGAGGGACAAGGTGGAGGCCTCGAGGACCCGCCCGGCATGGCTGGACACGTGGGTACCATCACGTGGCCATGGCCTCTGCTGTGTTGGGACACGGGCTCGTTGCCTGCCGATGAGAGTAAAACCAGGAA GGAGATGCCGGCAGGCCTGCGGACAAGGACGGAGTCAGCCTCTTCCGGGGGTCTCACGGCACAACGCTGGAGCCCCTTGCAGGAAGCAGGACGCTCCAGTGGTGACGCTG CCGGGGAGCCCTGGCAGCACCTGGACCCTGGGCTGCCGCAGCGGctgctggaggagaaggagcGGGTGCTGGCAGTCCTGCGGGAGACCGTCAAG GTTCTGCAGATGAAGGTGGCCAGGCTGGAGCACCCGGTGAAACTAAAGGACCAGCGGGTCAGAGCGCTCACGCGACAGGGGGACCAGCCCCAGGGAGGGGGCACCCGGGGCCAGAAGGGCCCCCTCCCCTGTCCACCAGACTCCGACCTCGAGCCCACTTGGAAATCCCCTAGACTGGGTGTTTCTGGGTGTGGCAACGCACTGTCCATCAGACGTGGAGCAACCGAGGAGGACCCGAGCCAGCGTGTCCACAAGCAGAAGCCTGGCCCCTCCTGA
- the LOC101903854 gene encoding uncharacterized protein isoform X14, translating to MLDAARPRPPAPPPLPPGALHRLYAWLDALPPSRRKRHLARDFSDGVMLAEVVKLFGPRLVDLHKYVPTCNTGQKRSNWSVLNRKVFHKLGLSVSGRDPKGDRQHPWGHRAHPVCSEGQGGGLEDPPGMAGHVGTITWPWPLLCWDTGSLPADESKTRNRGALAAPGPWAAAAAAGGEGAGAGSPAGDRQGSADEGGQAGAPGETKGPADWVFLGVATHCPSDVEQPRRTRASVSTSRSLAPPDCTSRVPSRCGLRFPCCPPPPRLLPTKKTSLDMKMGLVPWSP from the exons ATGCTGGACGCTGCCAGGCCGCGCCCCCCGGccccgccgccgctgccgcccgGCGCCCTCCACCGTCTCTACGCCTGGCTGGACGCGCTGCCGCCCAGCCGCCGCAAGCGCCACCTGGCCCGGGACTTTAGCGACGGCG TGATGCTGGCTGAGGTCGTGAAGCTCTTTGGCCCCCGGCTCGTGGACCTGCACAAGTACGTCCCCACCTGCAACACCGGCCAGAAGCGCAGCAACTGGAGCGTTCTCAACAG GAAAGTCTTCCACAAGCTGGGTCTCAGTGTCTCAGGAAGAGATCCGAAAGGTGATCGTCAACACCCCTGGGGCCATCGAGCCCATCCTGTGTGCAGTGAGGGACAAGGTGGAGGCCTCGAGGACCCGCCCGGCATGGCTGGACACGTGGGTACCATCACGTGGCCATGGCCTCTGCTGTGTTGGGACACGGGCTCGTTGCCTGCCGATGAGAGTAAAACCAGGAA CCGGGGAGCCCTGGCAGCACCTGGACCCTGGGCTGCCGCAGCGGctgctggaggagaaggagcGGGTGCTGGCAGTCCTGCGGGAGACCGTCAAG GTTCTGCAGATGAAGGTGGCCAGGCTGGAGCACCCGGTGAAACTAAAGGACCAGCGG ACTGGGTGTTTCTGGGTGTGGCAACGCACTGTCCATCAGACGTGGAGCAACCGAGGAGGACCCGAGCCAGCGTGTCCACAAGCAGAAGCCTGGCCCCTCCTGACTGCACATCCCGGGTGCCCAGCCGATGTGGCCTGAGGTTCccctgctgccccccacccccccgcctcCTCCCCACCAAGAAGACCAGTTTGGACATGAAGATGGGTCTGGTTCCCTGGAGCCCCTGA
- the LOC101903854 gene encoding uncharacterized protein isoform X13 has protein sequence MLDAARPRPPAPPPLPPGALHRLYAWLDALPPSRRKRHLARDFSDGVMLAEVVKLFGPRLVDLHKYVPTCNTGQKRSNWSVLNRKVFHKLGLSVSGRDPKGDRQHPWGHRAHPVCSEGQGGGLEDPPGMAGHVGTITWPWPLLCWDTGSLPADESKTRNRGALAAPGPWAAAAAAGGEGAGAGSPAGDRQDTRDHESGAADSQALPPRHTGQQARGPWGPVREQKVLQMKVARLEHPVKLKDQRTGCFWVWQRTVHQTWSNRGGPEPACPQAEAWPLLTAHPGCPADVA, from the exons ATGCTGGACGCTGCCAGGCCGCGCCCCCCGGccccgccgccgctgccgcccgGCGCCCTCCACCGTCTCTACGCCTGGCTGGACGCGCTGCCGCCCAGCCGCCGCAAGCGCCACCTGGCCCGGGACTTTAGCGACGGCG TGATGCTGGCTGAGGTCGTGAAGCTCTTTGGCCCCCGGCTCGTGGACCTGCACAAGTACGTCCCCACCTGCAACACCGGCCAGAAGCGCAGCAACTGGAGCGTTCTCAACAG GAAAGTCTTCCACAAGCTGGGTCTCAGTGTCTCAGGAAGAGATCCGAAAGGTGATCGTCAACACCCCTGGGGCCATCGAGCCCATCCTGTGTGCAGTGAGGGACAAGGTGGAGGCCTCGAGGACCCGCCCGGCATGGCTGGACACGTGGGTACCATCACGTGGCCATGGCCTCTGCTGTGTTGGGACACGGGCTCGTTGCCTGCCGATGAGAGTAAAACCAGGAA CCGGGGAGCCCTGGCAGCACCTGGACCCTGGGCTGCCGCAGCGGctgctggaggagaaggagcGGGTGCTGGCAGTCCTGCGGGAGACCGTCAAG ACACCAGAGACCACGAGTCAGGGGCTGCAGACTCACAGGCCTTGCCACCCAGACATACTGGACAGCAAGCTCGAGGGCCCTGGGGCCCAGTCAGGGAGCAGAAG GTTCTGCAGATGAAGGTGGCCAGGCTGGAGCACCCGGTGAAACTAAAGGACCAGCGG ACTGGGTGTTTCTGGGTGTGGCAACGCACTGTCCATCAGACGTGGAGCAACCGAGGAGGACCCGAGCCAGCGTGTCCACAAGCAGAAGCCTGGCCCCTCCTGACTGCACATCCCGGGTGCCCAGCCGATGTGGCCTGA